A single window of Pyxicephalus adspersus chromosome 10, UCB_Pads_2.0, whole genome shotgun sequence DNA harbors:
- the LOC140339079 gene encoding uncharacterized protein, with protein sequence MDIKVGVKDAGDPSVKDDRQYMKKGGRIGTFIEKDAPTQLSTGHAMQEPLETISSPMDRPSNASEHSGMRDGAGIPEKTFSCADCGESFSCEQSLIVHQRSHTRKKSYSCSKCGKTFSKQANLSIHMKRHLRVKKYSCPKCTNCYQRKLDLLQHQQSHKKKKTPFSCPECGKLFSQKSRLSAHLICHTGEKPFSCSECGKSFARKATLVVHQRYHTGEKPYYCPECGKSFVQKTELVIHQLSHKVKKPFSCSKCRKRFSLQVELTIHERSHMGEKPYTCAACKESFQWKSDLVRHQKLHTGERLFSCSECGKSFIYKSQLIVHQRSHTGEKPYLCPICGKGFIQKSAVTAHLRFHTGEKPYSCPECGKGFSYKSAVAIHLRSHTGEKPFSCAECGKCFSTKINLLRHQRIHAKAKLLPSA encoded by the exons ATGGATATAAAAGTTGGAGTTAAGGACGCTGGAGATCCATCTGTGAAGGATGATCGGCAATACATGAAAAAGGGTGGAAGAATAGGGACATTCATAGAGAAGGACGCTCCTACACAGCTCAGCACAG GACATGCAATGCAGGAACCTTTGGAGACCATCAGCTCACCTATGGATAGACCGTCGAATGCCTCTGAGCACTCCGGTATGAGGGATGGAGCCGGAATTCCAGAGAAGACATTTTCTTGTGCAGACTGTGGGGAAAGTTTTAGCTGTGAACAAAGTCTTATTGTACATCAAAGATCTCACACAAGGAAGAAGTCATATTCCTGCTCCAAGTGCGGAAAAACCTTTTCAAAACAAGCCAATCTTTCTATCCATATGAAACGGCACTTGCGGGTGAAGAAGTATTCCTGTCCTAAGTGCACAAATTGTTATCAACGCAAATTAGATCTTCTCCAACATCAGCAATCTCACAAAAAGAAGAAGACGCCCTTTTCGTGTCCTGAATGCGGGAAATTGTTTTCACAGAAGTCCAGGCTTTCTGCACATCTTATATGCCACACGGGCGAGAAGCCATTTTCCTGCTCCGAATGCGGAAAAAGTTTTGCACGAAAAGCTACACTGGTCGTACATCAAAGATATCATACCGGGGAAAAACCATATTACTGTCctgaatgtgggaaaagttttgtgcAAAAAACAGAATTAGTTATACATCAATTATCACACAAGGTGAAGAAGCCATTTTCCTGCTCTAAATGCAGGAAACGTTTTTCACTACAAGTAGAACTAACCATACATGAAAGAAGCCACATGGGTGAGAAGCCATATACCTGTGCTGCGTGCAAAGAAAGTTTTCAATGGAAATCAGATCTGGTGAGACATCAAAAACTTCACACAGGTGAGAGACTTTTTTCCTGCtctgaatgtgggaaaagttttatttataaatcacaaCTAATTGTACATCAGAGATCTCATACGGGGGAGAAGCCATATCTCTGCCCTATTTGTGGGAAAGGTTTTATACAAAAATCAGCAGTTACTGCACATCTTAGATTTCACAccggggagaagccatattcttgTCCTGAGTGTGGGAAAGGCTTTTCATATAAATCGGCAGTAGCTATACATCTAAGATCTCACACtggggagaagccattttcctgtGCTGAATGCGGGAAATGTTTTTCCACAAAAATAAATCTACTCCGTCATCAAAGAATTCATGCAAAGGCCAAATTACTGCCTTCAGCATGA
- the LOC140338955 gene encoding uncharacterized protein, translating to MSTSERMDQDQGELTMRILNLTLEIIYLLTGENYKIFKKTSGEPMTPSREVHRTLPLYQCLTKQVKSAKKILEVTKKITELLMGEVPIRCQDVTVYFSMEEWEYLEGHKDIYKDVMMEDHQTLTSPDGSSNGNPREKCRSPLCYWNFTLEDHIISRYNQGEKLQNIKAEVEEEEKTARRYQQSMEGSGSPNTHSSIQDEQNHNLHDQGKEPIIKIEDKEEGMFVKRAQQSMEEDESNNRNPPERCPRPLYSRDSIQEDQEVLLYHQGAELKDIKVKIEEEEEENTVWEYELCVEENDSVYTPGSMQEENNHTLLDPDEELKNIKVEDTEEEKMFVRRAGQSVVEDGSTNRNRPERCSRPLYSRNSTQGKELRHIKVEVEDDETLERGARQSMEEQRLIRMCEREESFLHTKTKMASAGRKRKRMSYDAAFKLKVVSKAEECGNAIASKEFGVDERQVRDWRKMKAELEQIPKSKKARRGLKTPYGALESDLNKWVLECRQTGYSVTRTGIRLHALEMAKDDKYKTQGIEKFVASAGWCTRFMNRFGLCVRQRKNVMQKLPPELEEKVLSFRTFLKNQRKLYSYELGDIGNMDETTMTFDILSNRNVTSLGTKLDSQGATEDDKQHFTVVLSCLANGTKLRPILIFKRKTLPKKIKFPPRITVLSHAEGCIDEQGTKKWLEEIWNKRPRAAVKKKPSMLILDMVGAHISEDIREAAESSQTTLAYIPDGLTSILQPLEVSLHNLFKDRVRMMWHEWMSSRLTKGGNLTQPDLELTAKWVRDAWEDIPENTVRRAFQKCAIGKAKDDSEDSSDGDDDLNNDNISADDATPAELEAVFEQNDDEESDFKGF from the exons gttcctataaggtgtcaggatgtcactgtctatttctccatggaggagtgggagtatttagaaggacacaaggacatctacaaggacgtcatgatggaggatcaccagaccctcacatcaccgg atggatccagtaatgggAACCCACGAGAGAAGTGCCGAAGTCCTCTATGTTACTGGAATTTTACCCTGGAAGATCACATCATCTCTCGTTATAATCAG GGGGAAAAACTGCAAAATATCAAAGCTGAggttgaagaagaagaaaagacagCGAGGAGGTATCAGCAGTCTATGGAGGGAAGTGGTTCTCCTAATACCCATAGTTCCATACAGGATGAACAAAACCATAACCTCCATGATCAG GGTAAAGAACCGATTATTAAAATTGAAGATAAAGAGGAAGGAATGTTTGTGAAGAGAGCTCAACAGTCTATGGAGGAGG ATGAATCCAATAAcaggaacccaccagagagatgtccccgtcctctgtattccagGGATTCCATACAGGAAGATCAGGAGGTCCTTCTCTATCATCAG GGTGCAGAACTGAAAGACATCAAAGTTAAgattgaagaagaagaagaagaaaacacaGTGTGGGAATATGAGCTGTGTGTGGAAGAAAACGATTCTGTTTATACCCCGGGATCTATGCAGGAAGAAAACAACCATACCCTCCTTGATCCG gaTGAAGAACTAAAGAACATCAAAGTTGAagatacagaagaagaaaaaatgtttgtgagGAGAGCAGGACAGTCTGTGGTAGAGG atggatccactAACAGGAACCGACCGGAGAGATGttcccgtcctctgtattccagGAATTCCACACAG GGTAAAGAACTGAGACACATCAAAGTTGAGGTAGAAGATGATGAGACATTAGAGAGGGGAGCTCGGCAGTCAATGGAGGAGCAGAGGCTGATTAGGATGTGTGAACGGGAGGAATCTTTTCTACATACAAAGACAA AAATGGCTAGCGCTGGAAGGAAACGAAAGCGTATGTCATACGATGCTGCTTTTAAACTAAAGGTCGTGTCAAAGGCAGAAGAGTGCGGTAATGCTATTGCAAGCAAGGAATTTGGAGTTGATGAAAGACAAGTGCGGGATTGGCGTAAAATGAAGGCCGAACTGGAACAGATCCCAAAATCCAAAAAGGCTCGTCGTGGTTTAAAGACACCATACGGAGCTCTAGAGTCGGACTTGAATAAATGGGTTCTGGAGTGTCGTCAAACTGGGTACAGTGTAACGCGCACGGGAATACGCTTGCATGCCCTCGAAATGGCTAAAGatgacaaatataaaacacagggcATTGAAAAATTTGTTGCGTCGGCAGGATGGTGCACTCGCTTCATGAACAGGTTTGGACTTTGTGTGCGACAAAGAAAAAACGTTATGCAAAAGTTGCCGCCAGAGCTTGAAGAAAAGGTTCTGTCGTTTCgtacattccttaaaaaccaaaGAAAGCTCTATAGCTATGAACTTGGAGATATCGGGAATATGGATGAGACAACAATGACTTTTGATATTCTAAGCAACAGAAATGTTACAAGTTTGGGAACCAAATTGGATTCTCAGGGAGCAACAGAGGATGATAAACAACATTTCACTGTTGTTCTGTCTTGTTTGGCCAATGGAACCAAGCTGCGGCCTATCCTCATATTTAAAAGGAAGACCTTGccgaaaaaaataaaattcccacCAAGAATTACTGTGCTCTCGCATGCCGAAGGCTGTATAGATGAGCAGGGAACAAAAAAATGGCTAGAAGAGATTTGGAACAAACGACCAAGGGCAGCCGTAAAGAAAAAACCGTCGATGCTCATTTTGGATATGGTTGGAGCCCATATATCTGAAGACATTAGAGAAGCGGCAGAGTCTAGTCAAACTACATTGGCGTATATTCCAGATGGACTTACATCTATATTACAGCCCCTGGAAGTGTCTTTACATAACCTTTTTAAGGACCGCGTGCGAATGATGTGGCATGAATGGATGTCATCTCGACTGACAAAAGGTGGCAATCTTACGCAGCCAGACTTAGAATTGACAGCAAAGTGGGTTCGAGATGCGTGGGAGGACATTCCAGAAAACACAGTTCGACGCGCCTTCCAGAAATGCGCTATTGGTAAAGCAAAGGATGACAGTGAAGACAGCAGTGATGGTGATGACGATCTCAACAATGACAATATCAGTGCTGATGATGCCACTCCAGCTGAACTGGAAGCTGTGTTTGAACAGAACGACGATGAGGAATCCGATTTTAAAGGATTTTGA